The genomic interval CCATCTCACCTTATTGATTTGGATTTTAAgtttctggttaaaaaaaaaaaaaaaaaaaaaaaaaaaaaaaaaagatcaaacctCAGTTCTTGGAACTCATTCCAGACAGAGTCTCTCGTTCTTGGCACCAGCATGCTCTCGTGAGGGTGCATGTGTCCAGCAAGCCCTGCCTTCTAAGGCTCACTTCAGAACTCTGGAGCTTGGGCTGCGATGTACAGTTGGTAGCATGTTCATCTAGCATGAGGGAAATTCTGGGATCTgtccctagcactgcataaactgaacatggtacatgcctgtaatcccagaggtCAACAGGTAGAGGTAAGGTGAttgggaattcaaggtcattcttggctacatcaAGAGGCTgagtctcaacaaacaaaacaggcttAAGGATTCAAATGCTTTAAATATCTTCATTATCATCTTTAATGACACCAAAGTATCTTTCTCCAGGCCAGACATTGTGATACCTACTTGTCACCCAAGCACTTAGGAggataaggcaggaggattgtcatgagtctgaggccagcctgggcttcattgtgaattctaggtcagccagaaGTACATAGTGGGACTGACTGAAATGCACAGCCCAAAGTATATTTTTCTTCAGTGTGCAGAAACGACAAATGTTCACTCCCACTTAGAATAATACAGGTAGACTGtacagaggagaaactgagaccCAGGACCCCACATGAAAGGCCTCTgcacctgcccccaccccagcccatctGCTTCCTCACATGCCCTCTGTGTCCTTCTGCAGGTTTATTTTTCCCACACGGCTTGGAGCTGAAAGCCAGTTCAGTGACTTTCTGGATGGCCTGGGACCAGCCCAGATTGTGGGGCGACAGACACTGGCCACACCCCCCATGGGTAAGTCTTGCTGAAGAAGGGCAGGTTTGGCAGGTGGGGgatgtggggggtgtgtgtgaaggtgggggttgggggcggggaaCAGCAGAAAGGAGGAGCTCTGGGGCACAGTGTGTGGTAAAGCCGGAGGTGGccgcagcagaggcagcagcaggtaTCTTCCCAAGCTAGGAAGGACCACTACCCAGCAGCAGCTTTTCCAGACTGTCCCATCCTCCCTCAGTGCAGTCACCCAGCCCTGCTGTGTGACCTGGGTGGCAGTGTTGGCCCATGTTGGTTTACCTCTCTAGCCTTCCTTGAGCCTCCGCTTCCTCATCTGAAAGATGGGATCAGTAGTTCCCGCTTTAGTTCTGCaatccaacaccccttcttgCTGCACTCCTGTTAGATACTCTCTAGAAAGTGTTTTAACGCTCTCCTTAGGAACCGTGGCTAATTGGACTGGTTCCTCCCATCAGCGTCTGGCACCCAGGGACCTGTAGTAATTTTCTCATCTCTTCCTGGCAGTTAGGAAATGCTCCAAGCCCACACTGGGTCCTCTTAGCAGCTTTCATATCTCCCCCAGCCCTGTGCTTTTGGGTTCTGGCCCAGCAGGCTTTCCCACTAGTCTAACCTGAGCTTTACCTGATCCAGATGTTTCTACTCAGTCCCATCCTGTTGGTGCTTGACCTTTGACCCTCAGAGCAGAAGCAGAAAATGGAGCTAGGATTCTGTCAGACTTCTTTGTATGGTACTCTCCTTTCTTACTTGAAAGAGGGGTCCAGAGGACCCTCAGAGAGTCAGGGTCTACTCTCTTCCAGCTCTGGGTATCGGAGTTGCTTAATTCCAAGCTTTTGCTCAATATCTCAGGCCCTTTCCTACCTACACTCTAAGAAGTGGCAGCCACTTCCATAGGATGAGCCCATCAGAACCTAAAATATCTTGTGTGTGGTGCCCCCTTGTGTCGCAGACCGggaaaaacaaatatacattaaTGGTTAGGCATGAGACCCTTTGGTCTTCTTGCTGAGATCAGGAACCACTGCCGTGAGAAGGACGAATTTTAGGGTGTCTCTAACTGTGGTGAACTCCTGCCCCCAAAGTATGCAGTACAGTAATAACATGATAGTTGATGGAACTCAAAGTCTCACCCATTTAATTGAAGGGAGGGGGACGCAGGTCAAGTTTATAATTCTACACCTATCTGAAGGGCGTTCCAAACACTACTGTATAATTCTAAACTTTGCTCACCCAGGACGAGCACAGCTAAGGAAGTCAGCATGACTGAATCCCTTACCTTTTTTGGAGTGGGTTGTGAGCTCTCATCACACAGGGTGTGTAGGCCTGCCCAGCTCGCTTTGCCCAGGGTCAAAGATGTGCTAGGCAGGCTCATAACTTAGTTTCTCTATGCATGGATACTCGTCTGGTATCTGTCTGCCATATACTAAAGAGACTGGCTGAGGGCTGCTGTGTATGCTCCGTCCCCCAGACTTGCCTGTTCTGTGTAGTGAAGCAGAAGCCGCTTGTCCACCATCCATGGTGAGAGATTGGCAGCCATTAGTTATGACTTAAGCATGTGCTTCTTGAAGGTCATTCCCCCACAGACTATCACAGTGTTCCTCCGTCCCTTTGGAGTGGTCTCCTGAGAGCCATTTCAACATGTGCAGTTTGCTCTATCATCTTCCCTTTCCTGGGGACACTGCAGCATCCCCTGTAGATTGATGTTTTCTGTTGCTTCCTGCCAGCCAGCCCCATCTGACCTCACTTGAGCATCTATTCTTTTTCCTTGCAGGAGATGTGCACATTGCCATCATGGACCGGAGTGGCCAGCTGGAGGTAGAAGTGATTGAAGCTCGGGGCCTGACCCCCAAACCAGGCTCCAAATCCCTCCCAGGTGAGGCTAAGCAGCTGGGAGATCTGAGGAAGGATCCTGGCAGGGATGGGGCACTAGCCAGTCCTCAGCTCACCAGTAGCCTAAAGTGATGGAAGGTTGGTGAGCAAGATGGGTCAGGAGTGGGGCAAGGAGActcagtgtttgtgtgtctctgtctgctgGGTTCACTGGTCAGCCTGACTCACTCCCTGCCAGGCCCACCCGGAGGGTGGAGACCAGGCAGGCTATGGCACCTCTCCCAACCACACTCCTTCATTTTCAGCCACCTATATCAAGGCTTACCTGCTGGAGAACGGAGCATGTGTAgccaagaaaaagacaaaggtgGCCAAGAAGACTTGCGATCCCTTTTACCAGCAAGCTTTGCTCTTTGACGAGGGGCCCCAAGGCAAGGTTCTGCAGGTCAGTGTTTACGGGGCAGACTCTCAGGTTCTGGTCAAGTACTGAACCTGGTGCATTAATGTATATCCTCTTTAtcattgtgtgcacatgtgggtgcacatgcatgtggggtACATACCTatcatggagtcagttctctcctttcactttgGCATGGATTCTAGGGGTTGAACCGAGGTCCTTCAGCTTCTGTGGCAAGCACTGTTCCTCCTGAGCACCTGGCCAGctgctttccctcttcctcctccgtttcctcccttccttttcctttcccctctctcttttattttcacaGCATGCTTCTGTCCCCCATCAGTTCATAGGGTTCTGAGCATGGTGAAATAGTGCCCCAGTTCTCACAGCGGAACAGGAGAACCAGGCTGTAGCCACCTCCTACCAGTGCTCTGTACCTCAGTGGGTGCTGGGTGCGGCTAGGCTCTTTCTAGAATGACTTATGTCTTCCTCAGAGAGGATCCTATGAAGGGAGGCATGGTTTCTCCAGTTTGCAGATGAGCAGGCAGGGTCTTGGAAGGATGAAATGACTGTTCAGTTGAGGGACTAGAGGAGCCCACATTCAGGTGACTCTCAGCCCAGATCCTTGATGGTGAAACACTGTTGGTGGGTCTTCCTGATGAGTGGGAGGGGAAGGGCTTGCCTCGTTGTGCCCCTTCTGTAGATGAACCTGAGCTCACATAGGCCTACATGATTTTCTTGGctcggtcctgagttcaaattcctcTTGACACTCACTGTGGGTGGGATGTGTGGAGAggagatggcttggaggttaagGACACATACTACCCTTGTAGAAGACTTCTGTTACCCATGTTGGGTACCTCACAACTGCCtccaactccagctctgggagggTGAGGtacctctggcctctgggggcaccTTCACTCAGGTTTATATCTgtacatacaaattaaaaaaaaaaatgttgtagaGGTTGCACATGGGTAGCCACTCACTAAGTTGAAACTGTGGGTGGGGGCTGCTGTGGGCTTGCCTTGCCTGAAGACTCTCTTGCCTTTTATTTGTAACAAACACCtaggattaatttttaaaaagattatcctGACTAAGTTTTGGAGACTCAGGTCCATTGTCAGTTGGGGCTGTGGAGGAAGCTGCTCATCTCAggacacttgggaagcagaggcagagcctGGAATCCCATAATCCCATTCAAGAATCCACCTCTGAAGTTTTCAGCTGTCCAGCTAGCCCTGCCTATGGCAGGCCGTTCCTCTGAGCTGTGACAGTTCTATTGTAAGGGCCCACGGTGTTACAAACCAAAGAACTGCCCAACTCTATGATTCTGGGGCAGAAGTCCAATATCagatgcctttttttaaaaacaaatttgaaaaatcaCTGACGTAATTGCTTCCTCCTCGAGTTCCAGATGGAGACAGTCAGGGCTGGGCCAGGGGCTTATTAAAACCCACAGCAGGACTGCAACTGTGACCCAGGCCCTGGACTCCTGGAGGGAGCGGCTGCCTGGGGTGTTGAGAGGAGTGGAACCAGATCTACCCAGGATCTAATCTGAGGTCACTGTGGGGCATGTATTGGTTAATTAGATCTTTTGGGCCAcgggagaaaaaaaagacttattacAACAGTTCAGACAATACATGGGCCCCATAGGATATAGCCTGCCATATCCCAGGCACTCAAACAGTACATGcccaaataatttttaattctgaCTCTCCCATCTGTGCCCTGGTGAAGCTGATAGGTTCCCTGGGCCCACTGCCCAGTCCTGGGGGTTCAgtgcctccctcttcctcccactgtTGCCAGGTGATCGTCTGGGGAGACTACGGCCGTATGGACCACAAGTGCTTCATGGGTATGGCCCAGATCATGCTGGATGAGCTGGACCTGAGTGCTGCGGTCACTGGCTGGTACAAACTCTTCCCCACATCCTCTGTGGCCGACTCCACACTCGGATCCCTCACCAGGCGCCTGTCTCAGTCCTCTTTGGAGAGTGCCACCAGCCCCTCGTGCTCCTGAGGACCTCGATGAGGACAAGAGGCCAGGGGCTATTGGGGAATGGGAGCCTGCTGGCCCCACCACCTCCTGTACATAGTCTCCATGTCCTTCTGGACCCCTTACCCTGCTGCATGCCTGTTAGCCACTGGGCTTGTCCCAGCTGGCAGTGGAGACTgtcgtgtgtgtctgtgtgtctgtgtgtgtgtccacatatcTGTTCATTTGTCTGTGTATAATCAGTCCTGGTGATCACATGGACTATATAGTCCACATCTCTGTATCTTGTTGGAGAGAACCCGAAGGAGCATCGTGCGGACACTTGTTGCCTATGGAGTCTCCAGGGGTGGAAATAGGGGATGTGGCCACTGGTGGGCCTTGCTTAGTCCCTGCCCTGTTGTCTTATGGTCTCCACTTGCTTTTctgtcttgtctttttctttgcctctccCAGCATTGCTGCTTTTTTGAGGAATGTAGCATCCATTGCAGCTGACCACATCTGGTTCCGTCTAGGAATCTACATCTCTCCTCCTCAGCACAGCCACGCTGGTGGTCATCCCATTTGAATGCACTCCACAGCATGTAGCATGCTCACTCAGTGCCCTAGCTGGAGCCCCAGGACAGAGGGTGTCTGGGGAGGAGAATGCTGGCCAGACACACTAGAGGATGTACTGGGACCTCTCTTCCCCTGGAGTGTTCCAACATGCCAAAGGAGCTCCCCAGTGGACCCAGGAGGTTGCCTGTTGAAGAAGCTGGCCTTCTCAGGCATCAAAGTGGCCCTCTCCCCCTTTGGGGTTATTCCTGAGGGGACATGGCTTGGTAAGAGGCGCCATGGGTAGGGCTACTTGCTGGAGAAAGAAGGGCTAAGGCTAATTTGTTTTGAGCCACTGTCAGGAAACCTGTCTGACCTGGGATTAGCTGCATGAAGCTGTTCTTTCAGGGTTCTGCTTTCTTTGCTCATCTGTAGACACCAGACCCCATCTGGAGTTCTGACACATCAGGGCTCCAGCCTCCTAGCTCTGTGGGCAGCCTGGCTCTGCACTCAAGGGTGCCTCAGTCACCAGCTCTGTACCAGCAATACTCACCCCTTCACCTCCCTGACTCTCTTGAGTGGGCCCCTGCTCTAGGCAGTAGCCTGCACCGGGCatcccagctgcctctgctttACCACCCCCTTCCCTTGCTGGCTGGGGCACCTCCCCACCACTGAGAACACGGTTGGAGGGACTAGTGCCTGGGCCAGATCCCAAGAGAGCTGTTGTGAATACTGAAGGCTGGCTCCAGAATACTGCATCTGTTCCTCCCCTCCTTAGCTATAGGGTGGAATTGGAGGCTGCCTGGGAGATGGCAAAACAGCCCTGGTCCATGTCTAGTAGGAGGCAGGAGCCAGGGGATGGGTAGGGGATGGGGAAgactctctttctgcctctctcctaGCCCATGCCTCTAGCATAAGTGCCTAGGCAGGGAGAGCTATGGAGGTAACTGTGAAGAAGCCTTGGCCTGTATGTGAATCCCATTTGTACCAAAGCTGGGTTGCACAAAGCTGTCCCAGCCCCAAGGGCCCCCCTAGAGTCAGAGTTCTGCACTCACTTTCAAAGAAAAGCAGTGAAGAAGCCCCCATGCAAACTGGGGTGAGGAAGAGGATGGTGAGCAGACTGAGGATGTGTCCGAGAGCAGGCAGGAGAGTGAGGTGGGGGCCAGTTCTCTTGCCAGCCTTTCTGGCTGGGGAGGATATATAATGTATCTCCCATATCACTAGATATGGGGCAAAGTGCTCTTGGCCTCCGAGCCTTAGTGGGTTGAGGGCAAGGAGGAAACAGCTAGCAAAAGGCTGTTCTTGTCTTGCTTGAGGGGTGTGCCCCTTTAAAGCAGTTACCGGCTTTAAAGCCGTTTAAAGTGGAGGCGTGTCAGTGACCCACTGACAACACAGACCTTTACAGATGTGATGTTGAGTCACTCCCAGAAGTGGGAGCTGCCGGCAGAGTGTCCCTCGCCTCTTAGGAGGGTCAGCACAGGGGATACTCTAGCCAGAGGAGGGACCGATGTGCTGGGAACTCATGCTGACCTGCCTACAGTCAGAGGCTGTAAACTACCTAAGAGGTGGGCACTTAGCTGTCCCACCTCCATGGAAGATAATCCCCCTCCCCAATTGATTTTGGGGAATTCCTCTTTTTAACACTGAGTAATCCCTTCTAGATGCTTGCTCACACGTGTGGGTTGTGTAAGGCTAGTATGTACATGTGATAGGGAGGCTGGGCTTAAAGCTCTGTTTCTTGGCATGCTGGATTCGGGGCTGCACTGGGATGCCATTCCAGAAGCAGGTATAACCAAGTGTGACTCTTGCCTGGGCTGAGGGCGATCTGCCCTTCGAGGAAGGACATTGGGTCAAGAAGTGACTGGGTCCTTGTGAATTCCCTTACCAACAGGCCACCTCACATAACCCCTTGCTCCGGGTGTCAGTGGTTGCAGGAGTGGGATTTGGTCATCCCATTGCCTCTAGGCAGGCCAGATTCGTAGTGGATGTGGCTGGGGCAGGAGCAGCCCTGCAGCGATGCTGGGCTGTGGGCAGGGGCAGTGATAAATGACTCAGAGCATATGTCTCTGTATTTCTGCCCTGCTCAGCCTGTCCCACTTTTTAATAGATTCCTTTCCTACAAGGAAAGCAGAGATGGGACTCTGTGATATGAATTGTTCTCTAGGAAATGGGCCAAGTCTTGGTTTGACAGGGACATTTGATCCTTTCGGAAAGAACCAGTTCCAAAGGCGCTCTCATCCAGCCTCCCATCCCACCGGGCTCTGAGCATCACCTCTTCAGCAGGTCCCAGCATGCTATGGGgtggaggcagagctgagagaagCTCCGAAGAGGCAAGGGTGGTGGTGCCTGGATGGTTCTGCCCTTGGGGACTCGGTGCCTGGAGCACTGGGGTCAAGCTAACTCTCCCGGGGGCTCGACCCCCAACCAGGGAAGCATGCCAGCTCTTCCTTTACTGCCAGCCTGGGAGAGACCAGCaccctccatttttgtttttgttttaaagaccaCTGAGCCCTCCCGGGGCATTTCTTTGAAGATGAAATGTAGCACAATCCTCAACTGTGTTCCCAGGAGCCCTGGCATTCCCAGAGCTCCTGATACCTCATGTTCTCCATCGCCCTTGGCCTAGGAGGCAGTAGTGCCCTAGCAAGGCTGCTCTTCTGTGTTTCTCCGATTGCGTCCAGCACTGTGCAGACTCTTAAGAAGTCACTTCCTTTGCCCAAGGTTGCTCTCCACCGGGTAGGGAGATGTGGTACTTCATGTGGTGGCCTGAAGCTTGTCCAGCAGCATTTCTGTAGTGGCCACAGGGAAGTGGACAAGAAGAGCCCTGCTTTTCTGCCACCACCTTTTCTCTCCCACACCTCAGTTGTTGTCTGTAATTATCTGACACATACAGACATTCTTTTGAACACACCCCCTCTCCTTCGTCGTCGTCTTCTGATGGATGATCAGAGAGGAGATGGAAATTCAGActccttccctgccttctccCTCCAGTCTGCTTCTAGCCCAGGTCCGAAGAGTTCAGAAGAGGCTAGGGAGATCAACCACCATCAGAGAGCAGGGGAGCCCTGCCAAGTCAGCCTGGCCTGGCTGGGAAAGGGTCATTTGGAGAGTGCCTGAGCATCTCGGAGCAATGTCAGTGATGCCAAAGAGAGTGacttggcctccatgggcagcaGCTCTGTCAGTGGAGCTAGACGAACACAGCTCAAATGGTGGCGTGCCCAAAGGAGGGTCCTTGTTCTCTGACAAAGGGCTTAATCTTTCCATGTAGCAAAgcaactcccctcccccaaccctgagCATGGGCTTCTATGGGCCCAGCATGGCTGTGCCTATAAAAGAAGCCACAGAGGCGAGAGACCTTATCTCCTCCCTGTCTGTCTTAGCAAGTGCTCCTTGAAAAAGCCTGTGTTGCTGCTTTGGAGAAACCAGCTCTGGCTGGACACTGAGCAGTAAGGACAGGGCCTTGGGCCTGCAAGGAAGTCCATATTGATGCCAGGAAGGGTCCCTAGGCCTGAGAATTCCAGGGACAACTGAGCATCTGCCCCATTAGCCAATGACCTGGACAGGGATGGCTGCTCTGTacttttttgtttctccttccttccttccttccttccttccttccttccttccttcctttctttctttctttctttctttctttttgccagAAACTGTGACCGTGTGTGAGGTATCTTACTGGGCCTCAGCGTCCTCATCTGTAAAAACCAGGGCATTCAGTGGTTGCTCCATGGCCCCTCCAGGCGTTGTAAGTCTATGGCTTGGAGTTGCTGAGGTGGTGAGGGGCCACTTTCATCCCCCTTGGTTCTCACGCTGGGAGCCCGTCCTCATTTGGTCCATGCCCAGATGCTGCTCCTGAAAAGCCCAGATGTAGTTTCACCTCTTTGTGGTTTGCCCTCCTCCTACCACTCTCTCTGGTCTTGGTGAGAAATAACCAAGGGTTGTCTATGGTGGACAGTTTCCAAGGTGCCGTAATGTCACCACCAAGGCTGAATCCTGAGTAGGTCCATGTCTCCACCAGCAGACAATCTGGGCCATACATCATTCTGCTCTAGACAGTCCAGGAAGAGTGGACACTCAGAGCCTTTTAAAGGAATTCTCTCTGATGGGATGAGAGAGGGAATACCCTTCCAaatatttggctttttaaaaccaCTTCTTCCCAAATTTCTTCTCCCAAACTTTCTCTCTCGGAAGGCAGAGTGACTGCTTCCTCAGGGAACGCA from Mastomys coucha isolate ucsf_1 unplaced genomic scaffold, UCSF_Mcou_1 pScaffold18, whole genome shotgun sequence carries:
- the Rims3 gene encoding regulating synaptic membrane exocytosis protein 3 translates to MFNGEPGPASAGASRNVVRSSSISGEICGSQQAGGGAGTTTAKKRRSSLGAKMVAIVGLTQWSKSTLQLPQPEGATKKLRSNIRRSTETGIAVEMRSRVTRQGSRESTDGSTNSNSSEGTFIFPTRLGAESQFSDFLDGLGPAQIVGRQTLATPPMGDVHIAIMDRSGQLEVEVIEARGLTPKPGSKSLPATYIKAYLLENGACVAKKKTKVAKKTCDPFYQQALLFDEGPQGKVLQVIVWGDYGRMDHKCFMGMAQIMLDELDLSAAVTGWYKLFPTSSVADSTLGSLTRRLSQSSLESATSPSCS